The following are encoded in a window of Sinorhizobium sojae CCBAU 05684 genomic DNA:
- a CDS encoding c-type cytochrome, with the protein MNPYVNMGMGALLGTVFVLMTVSIASEGIFHSEAPEKEGFAIVAEETTAEPGAAGGGEAAPEPIGPLLATADAAAGEAVFKKCASCHTMEKGGPNKVGPNLWDIVNRPVASHEGFSYSAGMQTFAEGGKVVWDYDHLSYFLEAPKKHVPGTAMGFAGLKKADERANLIAWLREHSDNPAPLPAPEATGAAETAPAEGQAEAAPAEGTAPAQGQSEAVPAEGAAPAEGQTAQDSQAPAPAPAN; encoded by the coding sequence ATGAATCCATATGTGAACATGGGTATGGGTGCCTTGCTGGGTACGGTCTTCGTGCTGATGACCGTGTCCATTGCCTCGGAGGGCATTTTCCATTCCGAAGCTCCCGAGAAGGAAGGGTTCGCGATCGTCGCCGAGGAGACGACGGCCGAACCCGGAGCTGCCGGCGGCGGGGAAGCCGCTCCCGAACCGATCGGTCCGCTGCTTGCGACCGCCGATGCCGCAGCTGGCGAAGCCGTATTCAAGAAGTGCGCGAGCTGTCACACCATGGAGAAGGGCGGACCCAACAAGGTCGGCCCGAACCTGTGGGACATCGTCAACCGCCCGGTCGCCTCGCATGAGGGCTTCAGCTATTCCGCCGGCATGCAGACCTTCGCCGAAGGGGGCAAGGTCGTCTGGGACTACGACCACCTGAGTTATTTCCTGGAGGCGCCGAAGAAGCACGTGCCGGGAACGGCCATGGGCTTTGCTGGCCTTAAGAAAGCCGACGAGCGCGCCAACCTGATCGCCTGGCTCCGCGAGCACTCGGACAACCCGGCGCCGCTGCCGGCTCCGGAAGCAACGGGAGCAGCGGAAACCGCCCCGGCCGAAGGTCAGGCGGAGGCCGCCCCGGCTGAAGGAACAGCCCCGGCGCAGGGACAGTCGGAAGCCGTTCCGGCCGAGGGAGCCGCTCCGGCCGAGGGCCAGACGGCGCAGGATTCGCAGGCTCCGGCCCCCGCACCGGCAAATTGA
- a CDS encoding 3-deoxy-manno-octulosonate cytidylyltransferase → MIRENSVKSLVLIPARMASTRLPGKPLADICGLPMIVQVARRAQEADVGRIVVAVDQPEVFAAVSDAGFEAIMTRGDHQSGSDRIYEALTKADPEGEAEIVINVQGDLPTIEPGPIRAALKPLENAATDIATLTVAITDEHEKTNPNVVKVVGSPLSESRLRALYFTRTTAPYGAGPLYHHIGLYAYRRKALETFVSLTPSTLEKRESLEQLRALEAGMRIDVEIVDSVPLGVDTPDDLEKARRILSARS, encoded by the coding sequence ATGATTCGTGAAAATTCCGTCAAAAGCTTGGTGCTCATTCCGGCGCGCATGGCCTCGACGAGGCTGCCGGGAAAGCCGCTCGCCGACATCTGCGGCCTGCCGATGATTGTCCAGGTCGCCCGGCGTGCGCAGGAGGCGGATGTCGGGCGAATCGTCGTAGCCGTCGATCAGCCGGAGGTGTTTGCCGCCGTGAGCGACGCAGGCTTCGAGGCGATCATGACGCGGGGCGACCACCAGTCCGGCTCCGACCGGATCTATGAGGCGCTCACGAAGGCAGACCCGGAAGGCGAGGCCGAGATCGTCATCAACGTCCAGGGGGACCTGCCGACGATCGAGCCCGGGCCGATCCGCGCGGCGCTCAAACCCCTCGAGAATGCGGCGACCGACATCGCCACATTGACGGTGGCGATCACCGATGAGCACGAAAAGACCAATCCCAATGTCGTCAAGGTCGTCGGTTCGCCGCTTTCGGAAAGCAGGCTGCGCGCGCTTTACTTCACCCGCACGACGGCGCCCTATGGCGCCGGCCCGCTATACCACCACATCGGTCTTTACGCCTATCGGCGCAAGGCGCTCGAGACTTTCGTGTCGTTGACGCCCTCCACCCTCGAAAAGCGCGAATCGCTCGAGCAATTACGGGCGCTTGAAGCCGGCATGCGCATCGACGTCGAGATCGTCGATTCCGTGCCGCTCGGCGTCGATACGCCGGATGACCTCGAAAAGGCCCGTCGCATTCTTTCCGCCAGAAGCTGA
- a CDS encoding prephenate dehydratase — protein MTVKTNRISFQGDHGANSDMACRDMFADMEPLPCQTFEDAFLAVENGDADLAMIPIENTIAGRVADIHHLLPESRLFIVGEYFMPIRFQLMVLPGVKRDEIRTVHSHIHALGQCRKIVRANGWKPVVAGDTAGAAKLVMETGDRSMAALAPRLAAELYGLEIIAENVEDTDSNVTRFVVLSREEQRIVRKSDDEVIITTFVFNVRNIPAALYKALGGFATNGINMTKLESYQLGGKFVATQFYADIEGHPDDVAVRHAMDELRFFSEKVRILGIYPAHPMRGVL, from the coding sequence GTGACCGTCAAGACCAACAGGATTTCCTTTCAAGGCGACCATGGCGCCAATTCGGACATGGCATGCCGCGACATGTTTGCGGACATGGAGCCGCTGCCCTGCCAGACCTTCGAGGATGCCTTTCTAGCGGTCGAGAACGGCGATGCCGATCTGGCGATGATCCCGATCGAGAACACAATCGCCGGGCGCGTCGCCGACATCCACCACCTGCTGCCCGAATCGCGCCTCTTCATCGTCGGCGAATATTTCATGCCGATCCGCTTCCAGCTGATGGTGCTGCCGGGTGTCAAGCGCGACGAGATCCGCACGGTGCACAGCCATATCCATGCGCTCGGCCAGTGCCGCAAGATCGTGCGCGCCAACGGCTGGAAGCCCGTGGTAGCCGGCGACACGGCCGGCGCAGCCAAGCTCGTCATGGAAACGGGGGACCGTTCGATGGCGGCGCTCGCTCCGAGACTGGCCGCCGAGCTCTATGGTCTGGAGATCATCGCTGAGAATGTCGAGGACACCGACAGCAACGTGACCCGCTTCGTCGTTCTCTCGCGCGAAGAACAGCGGATCGTGCGCAAGTCCGACGACGAAGTGATCATCACCACTTTCGTCTTCAACGTGCGCAACATCCCGGCTGCGCTCTACAAGGCGCTCGGCGGCTTTGCGACCAACGGCATCAACATGACCAAGCTCGAGAGCTACCAACTCGGCGGCAAGTTCGTGGCGACGCAGTTCTATGCGGACATCGAAGGGCATCCTGACGATGTTGCCGTCCGGCACGCAATGGACGAGCTGCGCTTCTTTTCCGAGAAGGTGCGCATCCTTGGCATCTATCCGGCTCACCCGATGCGCGGCGTGCTCTGA
- a CDS encoding DUF1127 domain-containing protein, whose amino-acid sequence MKIRQKIMEYATKRRAIRELNALDDHALSDIGLSRSQIHAAVYGR is encoded by the coding sequence ATGAAGATCCGCCAGAAGATCATGGAATATGCAACGAAGCGCCGCGCAATCCGCGAGCTGAACGCCCTCGACGATCATGCGCTGAGCGATATCGGCCTTTCCCGTTCGCAGATTCACGCCGCCGTCTACGGCCGCTGA